Sequence from the Cryptococcus neoformans var. grubii H99 chromosome 3, complete sequence genome:
GTTCTGGCTTCTGGGTGCTCTGGGCCGTGTCTGCCGGCTTCTTGAAAGCCCTTTCGTCCCCAATCATCACTTTTAGCTATTTGTCTTCTTGCCTTGCTCAAGTCGAGATCGCAGACCGAACAGTGGTCACGAGGAATGAACGAGGACGGAGAGAGGAAGTTAGTTGAAAACGTGCGTACGTGCAGGTTAACCCAAGGCTTCAGGCCAGAggctggaaaagaagaaggcgatgcCACGCAGTAGGAAGCACATCACATGCCACAATGATACGACTTACACGCTACTCAACTGCCGAAAGCTGACGCATAGACTTCAACCTCTCCAAAGTATCATACCCCAAACAAACCGCAAATCGGACGTTTTCGAAGCTCACAAAATATCGACGCTGAGCAACCAATAACGACATGCGACAGCAGGTTTGTCGCTCGAAATCTCGCttcctcaacatcatccttcGAAAAATATTTATTATACACATTATATTTGTATGGGAGTATTATTGCCGCTTGATCCTATGATATAAACACTGTAACTGCTAGTAGTGAGGAAGGCGATGGCACGAAAAACGAATCTCGCTCTCTACATGTGGTACATCATCAATCTCATTGCTTTTCCCTGTTGTAACATATCGCCGGGAGACATACATGTCTGACGACAGATACCCAACGAATTTTCTGTATAGATACTTGAACTATCAGTTAATAATGACAGCCATCAGCCAGTTCTTTTTTAACAGAACCGCAATAGACAAACAGACTGATAGCTCCATTAAAGGCGACAGAAGGTTGCATACAATACACTTGAAGTTATGAAACGAGAAGGTAAAAACGAAGATACTCAAAAAAATTATTACGAACAACTAAATTGGACAGTTGTACTATAGTACAGATATCATGCTATTATTATCGTAGTGATCTGCCCAATCCTTTAGGCGGCTGCCATCTTGGGagcagccttcttcctcgggGCAGCTTTTTCAGGGACAGCGTCCTTGGCTATAACGATGTTCAACATGGACACACATTCGGCAGACGGTAATAACTCACGTGCATGAGCCTTCTTAGAGGAGGGAGTCTTCTTGACAGCGGGAgcggccttcttcgccgCAGGCTTCTTCGCAGGAACGGCCTTGATGGCAGCGGGAGCGGTAGCACCCTTCTTAGCGGCATGCTTTCTAGTCCCAGTACTTGCAGCCTTCTTGGCAAAGACCGCTTTCTTGGGAGCAACGTTCTCCTTGCCACTTGCCGACTTCTTGAGAACAAGAGCAGGCTTCTGCAAGATACGTCAATGGATGTTCCAGAAAATGATAATGCAAGTTTACCAACCTT
This genomic interval carries:
- a CDS encoding histone H1/5 produces the protein MAPVKKTVATPRKATAHPTFLSMIQECISQNKGDARKGVSRPTIKKFLADKYKLDMSSAANISNLSNAIKRGAEKGQLTLPSGIAGRVKAGPKKPALVLKKSASGKENVAPKKAVFAKKAASTGTRKHAAKKGATAPAAIKAVPAKKPAAKKAAPAVKKTPSSKKAHAPKDAVPEKAAPRKKAAPKMAAA